The genomic interval TATTCCACAAGAGTTCGGTCCAGATTCCAAATCCTTTTGATCTACTGTTTCACAGGAAGTCAGATTCTTATTGAAAAGAACAATTTTTTCATAGTTCATTGGTTGAGGTGGTATATTAGAAGTTACAAACTTTACAAACTCACTTTCAGAGTTGGTTATAGATGTTAATTTTTGTTTAATTGATCCAATAGTATTGTATATTGGCTTTTCATGATCGAAGCTTGCATTATAATGAGCTGGTAGAATTATTGTTTCATCAGGTAAATTGAATATCTTATCTTGATAAGTTTGGAACAATTTCTTTGCATATTCTTCTGATTTATTATGTAGATCGGGTCGTCCGACTCCGTTCACAAATATCGTATCACCTGTAAAGAGAAATATCTTGGGTTGATCGTTGGTTATATCATCCTTTATACCTTCTACTTGATCAGTTGCTTTTTTGGCTTCTTTCTGAATCTCTAGTTTGAATGATAAACTACCATCAGTATGACCTGGAGTATGGATTGCTTCCAATGCTACTGAATCAGATACCCTTAACTTTTCACCATCTTTTATTTGTCTACTCTTTGAATATTTTCCAGAGGCAATATTTTCATAATTGTATGTTTCAAACGTGCTCAAATCAATCTCGCCTTCGTATAGATTACCCAATCTAGTACTTCCTGATAAATGGTCAGCATGCATATGCGTATCTATGATATTAGATATTTTAAGTCCATGTTCTTCTAATAAGTCATTTACTACTTTATCGATATTACATGTAGCATCAAGTAGTAGCGCATTTTTACTTTGTACTGATGCAATAATATAGCTCATACAACCTTTTGATATCCTTCTAATCTGCCAAATTTTAATGTCTTTGGACCCTGTATTAATTGGAGCTATATCATATAATGTGCTCCATCCGTCTAATCCTCCTTCTATGGTCCTAACCCTGTAACCTAGGGAAGATAGAGTTTTAGCTGCGCTAGATGATCTCTGTCCATGTGTGCAAAATGTAACAATTTCTTTGTCTTTAGGGATTAGTTGAAGAGACTCTTTATTTGAAATTTGATCTATTGGAATTATGGGAGAATCTTTATACTTGTCATAGGAGACACTCCATAAATCATGTTCCTTTTGATTTCTTACATCTAAAATAAAAATCTCTTCGCCTTTGTCTATTTTTTTCTTTAATTCTTCAGGTTTAATAGTCAGACTCTGGTTTTTTGTACTTGCCTCATTTTTTCTCTCTACTGTCATACAATGTTCTAGTAATATTCGAATATATGAATATTTATATATCAAATTTTCACATATTAAATAAATAGAATGGTAGAAGATAAGGACATTTTTGAGTTGCATGCAGATATTTGTAAGACTCTGGCTAATCCTTTAAGACTTAGAATACTAAGTGAATTGCAACAAGGAGAGTGTACTGTAAATAGTTTGTCAAATAATCTTAAAGTAAGACAAGCAAATGTTTCTCAACATTTATCGGTCCTTAGACATCGAGGTGTCGTATCTATCAGAAAAGATGGACCTAACGTATATTATAAAATCTCAAATCCCAAGATCACAAAAGCTTGCAATCTGATGAGAGAAGTTTTAATAGAATACATACAAAACAATAGCAAGCTAATAGGCAATTAATAAAATTTAGATTTGTAGTTAATATGATAAATTGCTCATTCATAGAATTATTATCTTCATCTAATGTGATTTCTTTTCATAGGTGTATTTGTTGACTGTAGATAGAGAAACTAATACTGATTCAAAAATAAAACTTGGTCTAAGACCCAATATTAATCAGTTCCTAATTCTAGTTCTAGTTAATGCTTTTGTGGGGTCGATGATTGGACTTGAACAAACAGTGGTTCCACTTATTGGTGTAGAAGACTTTGGCATCCAATCCAATGCATTAGTTGTTTCTTTTATCGCAAGTTTTGGATTAATTAAAGCTATCTTGAACCTCTTTGCAGGAAAATTATCTGATAGGTGGAGCAGAAAAAACGTTCTAATTTTGGGATGGATATTTGGAATTCCAGTTCCAATCATTTTACTAATAGCACCCGATTGGAACTGGGTTATAGTTGCTAATGTATTTCTTGGAATTAACCAAGGACTAGCATGGTCAATGACTGTCAACATGAAGATTGACCTTGTTGGAAAAGAAAAAAGAGGATTTGCATTAGGATTTAATGAATTTTCAGGTTATTTTTCTGTAGCAATAGTAGGTATTATAACAGGATATCTCGCAGCGACGTACGGACTAAAGCCGTATCCATTTTATCTTGGAATTGTTTTTGCAGTTGCAGGACTATTAATTTCGTGGTTAATAGTCAAGGACACAAAAAAGTTTACAATCTTAGAATTAAAGAATCATGAACGAGACAATCCTGAACAAAGAGGTAGTGAAACTGGATCAAACGAAAATACCAGTGATGGAAGCCTAAGCTTTGTTAAAGTTTTTTTTGAAACCTCTTGGAAGAATCGTTCTTTACTTGCCATTAGTCAAGCAGGATTAGTTAATAATTTGATATTTGGTGTATCATGGGGATTATTCACCATTTATTTTTCTTCTTACGCTTTGAATGCAGCCGACATAGGTATATTGAAAGCTTTACATCCTGGTATATGGGGAGTTTTGCAATTAGTCACAGGATTACTTAGTGATAGAATAGGTAGAAAGATTCTCATATTTCCAGGCATGTTTACACAGGCGATTGGCATTTGGGTGATTCTATATTCAAATGAATACTATGGTTGGATAACGGGAATGTCTCTGTTAGGCGTCGGAACTGCGATGGTCTATCCAACCTTGCTTGCTGCAATCAGTGATATTTCACATCCTAATTGGCGAGCAACTTCGTTAGGTGTTTATAGATTTTGGAGAGATATTGGATTTGTTTTTGGTGCGGTTGGAATTGGATTTATAGCTGATATGATTAACATGTTTACCGCGATACAAATTGTCGCTTGGATGGGAATAGCGTCTGGAATAGTTGTAATGCTCCTGATGAAGGAAACGAAAACCAACCTTAGACGGAGTAAAATTTAAGCTTTATATGTTTTAGATCTGATTAAAAAGACCCATTAGCTATCAGACCTATCTCATGGTTTGAATTAGGCAGTAGCCTATGAAAGGTGGTGAAACTAACACGTTGACTAATATTGTAAATATCATAGATCACCATACTTGAACGCAATATTATTAACAAGTCCATAAAAATTGCACTTTAGGAGATACTTGTGTGAAATATTTCTTTACTATTTGATCGATTGATTAATTTATAATATTGGCTCTCGAGATGGTTTAGATAATATTAATAACAATAATTTAATCACCATTAGCGAACTGTTCTAACGAATTTATATCCTGACTTTTCCAAATTTTCTTTAATCTCTTGTCTTGTTATTAAAGAAGGGTCAAATTCAATAATAACACTGTCTGTGATATTGTTTATTCCTATCTTTTTTATACCTTCTTTATCTTTAAGCTGTTTTTCTACAATGGGTTTACAAGTGGTACAATACATTCCAACAACTTTAAAATAGATTTTTTCGCAATTCATTTGTAATAATATTGATATATACACATAATACTATAATTTAGGATTAATCCTTATTTGAATCTAAAAAAATAAAGTTATGTAGTAAATAAATTTTCTATCTCTCTGGTTTTACTAATTCTAGCCAGACATCCTTCTACACTCGTCAGCACATCTTCTACAAGCTTGAGCACACTTTTGACAATGGTCCATATT from Candidatus Nitrosocosmicus hydrocola carries:
- a CDS encoding ArsR/SmtB family transcription factor, translated to MVEDKDIFELHADICKTLANPLRLRILSELQQGECTVNSLSNNLKVRQANVSQHLSVLRHRGVVSIRKDGPNVYYKISNPKITKACNLMREVLIEYIQNNSKLIGN
- a CDS encoding MBL fold metallo-hydrolase, with the translated sequence MTVERKNEASTKNQSLTIKPEELKKKIDKGEEIFILDVRNQKEHDLWSVSYDKYKDSPIIPIDQISNKESLQLIPKDKEIVTFCTHGQRSSSAAKTLSSLGYRVRTIEGGLDGWSTLYDIAPINTGSKDIKIWQIRRISKGCMSYIIASVQSKNALLLDATCNIDKVVNDLLEEHGLKISNIIDTHMHADHLSGSTRLGNLYEGEIDLSTFETYNYENIASGKYSKSRQIKDGEKLRVSDSVALEAIHTPGHTDGSLSFKLEIQKEAKKATDQVEGIKDDITNDQPKIFLFTGDTIFVNGVGRPDLHNKSEEYAKKLFQTYQDKIFNLPDETIILPAHYNASFDHEKPIYNTIGSIKQKLTSITNSESEFVKFVTSNIPPQPMNYEKIVLFNKNLTSCETVDQKDLESGPNSCGISA
- a CDS encoding heavy-metal-associated domain-containing protein, which gives rise to MNCEKIYFKVVGMYCTTCKPIVEKQLKDKEGIKKIGINNITDSVIIEFDPSLITRQEIKENLEKSGYKFVRTVR
- a CDS encoding MFS transporter; protein product: MYLLTVDRETNTDSKIKLGLRPNINQFLILVLVNAFVGSMIGLEQTVVPLIGVEDFGIQSNALVVSFIASFGLIKAILNLFAGKLSDRWSRKNVLILGWIFGIPVPIILLIAPDWNWVIVANVFLGINQGLAWSMTVNMKIDLVGKEKRGFALGFNEFSGYFSVAIVGIITGYLAATYGLKPYPFYLGIVFAVAGLLISWLIVKDTKKFTILELKNHERDNPEQRGSETGSNENTSDGSLSFVKVFFETSWKNRSLLAISQAGLVNNLIFGVSWGLFTIYFSSYALNAADIGILKALHPGIWGVLQLVTGLLSDRIGRKILIFPGMFTQAIGIWVILYSNEYYGWITGMSLLGVGTAMVYPTLLAAISDISHPNWRATSLGVYRFWRDIGFVFGAVGIGFIADMINMFTAIQIVAWMGIASGIVVMLLMKETKTNLRRSKI